One Pseudobutyrivibrio xylanivorans genomic window, TCTCGTAAAATAAAAAACGACCAAATCGCTCCCATACAATAATAACATAACCATGCATGATGGTTAAAGGGCGATTCAGTCTTGCCTGCCTTACAGTAACAATCCGAACTTGTTTGTTTATGTGTATACTTTACAAGTAAATCTTAACTTTGTAAACCCCATTAAGTAATGTTTTACGTTTTGTCAAAAACCCAGTTTCACAATTTGTTCACATCTGACAAAAAAGTGGCTATCTGGACCTTTCCCAGATAGCCACTGAATTTTCAATAATAAAGTCTCCGCTTAAGCTGTCTCTACAGCAACCACTCTAAGTTCATTGCTAGATACAAACTCTGTCTTAATGCCCTCACGATTGAGCTCGAAAGCCTTTCTGAATACCTCATCAAGTGTTGCACAGCTAATGATTTCCCCGATTGTCATGTTATTTTTCCTCCTAAAAAATTCTTACTGACTATTCTATCGGTCAGCATTTTGTTTTCTTTAACTTTTTTCTGAAGAAATAATAACATTCAATTAATCACACAAGTGTCACACTACAAAAACAGCCAAACTGTTACAGTAACAAGCCTTAGTGTTTCTTTCTTCAGCTAAATGCTTCATCCAGAAACCTAAGAGCTTGTCACTTACAGCTCGGCTTATTTCTACTTGAAAGTTACTATCGTTACGCCGGCATCGCCTTCTCCGAATTCGCCCAGGTGGAATTCAGCTACATTCTTACACTTGCGAAGATACTGCTGCACACCTGCACGAAGTGCTCCAGTTCCCTTACCATGAACTACTCTTACAGATGTGAGATGACTGATGTATGCGTCATCCAAATATTTTTCGAGCTTTGCAATACCCTCATCTACTGTACAGCCTAAAAGATTTATCTCTGGGGAAATTGATGCAGCCTTATTGAAACCACCGTAAGTCATATTCTTGACTCTTGTGCCCTTCTTAGGTACAAACTTATCCTCTTCTTCAATAAGCACAAGATCTTTAATATTTACAGTTGACTTCATAATACCCATCTGAACAGTCAAATCGCCCTTTGAATTTGGCACAGTACATACATTTCCTGTCAAATTCATTGAAAGCACCTTTACTCTGTCGCCAACATGAAGGTTTGTTGGAACATTGTGGTTCTCCTGAACCTCCTGCTTTTCCTTAGACTTACTCTTAGCCTTGTTTACACCTTTACCAAGAGCAGCACGCTTTGCCTCCATAGCGGAAATATTTCCGCCGCCCTTGCCAAATTTATTGAAGTCTCGAATAGCCTCATCTGCAATATCCTTAGCTTCCTGAAGGATTGCTGCTGCGTCCTCATGGGCCTGTCGGATAAGCTCCTCGCGCTGTGATTTAATCTTTTCTTCTTTAGCAGTTGCGTTTGCAAGCTTTGCCTCTGCCTCTTTAAGTGCTGCTGCTGCCTCAGCTGCATCCTCCTCAACCTGATGGCGTTTCTGCTCCAAATCTACCATCAAATCCTCAAAAGATTTATCATCCTCTGAAAGACGTCCCTGGGCATCCTCAATAAGGTCCGCTGGAATTCCAAGCTTGGATGAGATAGCAAAGGCATTGGACTTTCCTGGCACGCCAATTATCAGGCGATATGTTGGGCTAAGTGTCTCCAACGAAAACTCACATGAGGCATTCTCTACTCCCTCTGTGGAAAGGGCATACACCTTTAGCTCACTATAGTGAGTAGTAGCCATTGTACGCACATCAAGTGTGTGCAATCTGTCAAGGATTGACTGAGCAAGCGCCGCACCTTCCTTAGGGTCAGTTCCAGCACAAAGCTCATCTATAAGGATTAAGAACTGTGGCACCTTGTCAGGTGTAGCTGTTCCGTGGATAACCTTCGAATGAACAAAATCTTTTTTATTCTTTGCTATCAGTTCCTCTGTCTCATGTGAATAACTTCCACCGTTAATAGCCTCTAAAATGTGGACAATATTCACCATATGAGATGAGAATGTGGACAGCGACTGTTCGATTGACTGCTCGTCACCAATATCTGCATAAATATCATCAAATACAGCAATTTGGCTTCTATCCTTTGCAGGAATGTGAAGACCAGCCTGTGCCATAAGTGTAAGTAGACCACAGGTCTTAAGTGACACAGTCTTACCACCAGTGTTAGGACCTGTTACAAGCAAGAGATTGTAGTCCTCACCCAGCTTAATATCCGTAGCAACTACCTTCTTAGGATCAAGCAATGGATGACGTGCACCACGAAGATTTACAATACCATCCTCATTAAACTCAGGGCTGCTTGCGTTGAGCTCGATGGCATAACGTCCCTTTGCAAGTATAAAATCAATCTCTGTGAGTAATTCGTAATTACGAATTATCCCCTCTGAAACCTCAGCGATTCTGTTGGAAAGATTTGCAAGTATTCTTTCGATCTCATCCTGCTCACGAACCTGAAGCTCACGCATCTCGTTGTTCAAATCAACTGCCTGCATAGGCTCGATGAAAAAAGTGCTTCCAGTTGATGACTGGTCATGAACCATTCCAGGAACGCGTGATTTGTAATCAGAACGAACTGGAAGACAATATCTTCCCTGACGCATTGTCACGACTGGCTCCTGTAGATAGCCTCTTGTTGTACTGTTATTTAAAAGAGAGTTCATTACGCTCTTTATTTTTTCATTTGTGCGCTGCATTCCTCGACGAATTTCAAAAAGAGCTGTGCTGGCATCGTCAGCAATGGTCTCCTCATCAATAATGCATCGTCTAATCTCGTTAAGTAGTGCCACCTCTGGAGAAAGGCCGTTGAAATAGAAGCTAAGCGCATCCTCATCTTCCATCTGGCTGCCGTACTTTGCAACGCGCTTTGTAACCTCTAACACTGAAGCCACAGCAAGAATCTCATCTATTCCAAGTGATGAGCCCAGTTCCAATCTTGCAAGTGATGGGCGTAAATCAGTAGTTCCACTGGCGCTTACATCTGAAAACTTCACAAGACGATTGAAAGCACAGGCTGTTTCCTGCTGCATTATCTTAATCTCTTCAATATCATTTATTGGGAGTAGCTGCTGGCATCTGAGCTTACCTGATTCGCAGGTAGCCTTCTCTGCCAATCTAGCCACTATTTTGTCATACTCAAGTGTCTTTAAAACTTTAAGATTCATTTCTAGTCCTCAAATTTGTACTTTATTATGTCTATACTCAACTCCTGCATTTTACCTAAATAATTACTTAGACTCAAGAGCCTGCTGTTCATTTTTAATTTCCCAGTGAATTAGAAATGTCAGTGCTGCTCGCAGTAAGATAATAGCCCCAAGAATACCAAGCTCCGACCATTCTCTGACAACAACAGTTCTAAGGACCTCTCCTCCAAGCTTAAACTCAAGTGCTATGGCAATACCTTGGGCAAGCTCTAGTCTTATAGAGTTTTCTTTCTTTATCCAAAGAATGAAACTCTTTACTGCTGTATATACTAGAACACAGATACCAAATGACTCCAGTAAAAGTGTAGCCAGCCCAACCACATAATAAAGTATGTTCTCAGCATTCTGATATAAAGCTTCCATGTGACATTTCTCTCCCTTCTAAAAATCCCCCATCGGGACAAAAGCCTAATGGGGGACACAGAATTCAGTAGCACTATTAACTTAGATTTCTCTATTTTTTATTTCAATGTAGGATTTAACAACCTCGATGAGACGATCATAATCCATAACGCCAGTGTCAAGGCAGAAGTCGTAGTTGCGAGCATCGTTCCAATCCTTGCCTGTGTAATACTTATAGTAGTCAGCACGGTGCTTGTCGATATCATGCATACGCTTGATAAGTTCCTCATCTGTTCCGCTAACCTGACGGCGAAGACGCTTTAAACAATCCTCTTCTGACGCATAGAAGAAAAGCGAAAGCACATATGCTCTATCCCTAAGAATAAAGTCCGCGCATCTACCAACGATAATACAGCTTTGAGTATTGGCAATTCGTTTGATTACATCAGCCTGAAGTTCAAAAAGATT contains:
- a CDS encoding endonuclease MutS2 produces the protein MNLKVLKTLEYDKIVARLAEKATCESGKLRCQQLLPINDIEEIKIMQQETACAFNRLVKFSDVSASGTTDLRPSLARLELGSSLGIDEILAVASVLEVTKRVAKYGSQMEDEDALSFYFNGLSPEVALLNEIRRCIIDEETIADDASTALFEIRRGMQRTNEKIKSVMNSLLNNSTTRGYLQEPVVTMRQGRYCLPVRSDYKSRVPGMVHDQSSTGSTFFIEPMQAVDLNNEMRELQVREQDEIERILANLSNRIAEVSEGIIRNYELLTEIDFILAKGRYAIELNASSPEFNEDGIVNLRGARHPLLDPKKVVATDIKLGEDYNLLLVTGPNTGGKTVSLKTCGLLTLMAQAGLHIPAKDRSQIAVFDDIYADIGDEQSIEQSLSTFSSHMVNIVHILEAINGGSYSHETEELIAKNKKDFVHSKVIHGTATPDKVPQFLILIDELCAGTDPKEGAALAQSILDRLHTLDVRTMATTHYSELKVYALSTEGVENASCEFSLETLSPTYRLIIGVPGKSNAFAISSKLGIPADLIEDAQGRLSEDDKSFEDLMVDLEQKRHQVEEDAAEAAAALKEAEAKLANATAKEEKIKSQREELIRQAHEDAAAILQEAKDIADEAIRDFNKFGKGGGNISAMEAKRAALGKGVNKAKSKSKEKQEVQENHNVPTNLHVGDRVKVLSMNLTGNVCTVPNSKGDLTVQMGIMKSTVNIKDLVLIEEEDKFVPKKGTRVKNMTYGGFNKAASISPEINLLGCTVDEGIAKLEKYLDDAYISHLTSVRVVHGKGTGALRAGVQQYLRKCKNVAEFHLGEFGEGDAGVTIVTFK
- a CDS encoding DUF1622 domain-containing protein, producing the protein MEALYQNAENILYYVVGLATLLLESFGICVLVYTAVKSFILWIKKENSIRLELAQGIAIALEFKLGGEVLRTVVVREWSELGILGAIILLRAALTFLIHWEIKNEQQALESK
- a CDS encoding AAA family ATPase, which encodes MGDEKKLVISIARSYGSGGLTLAKKLGKELGIPVYDREILRMASDQSGINEEMFGEVDEHVRKIFMSAKAHYKGLPLSPEYAAFTSDDNLFELQADVIKRIANTQSCIIVGRCADFILRDRAYVLSLFFYASEEDCLKRLRRQVSGTDEELIKRMHDIDKHRADYYKYYTGKDWNDARNYDFCLDTGVMDYDRLIEVVKSYIEIKNREI